One genomic region from Ferrimicrobium acidiphilum DSM 19497 encodes:
- a CDS encoding WD40/YVTN/BNR-like repeat-containing protein: MTKSRPLVSGLIVAAIILSGCNQSTKTQTSHSTKTQTKSNQPAAVAPKSSSTPSQPIIQSVVASIHGQPYGKGLQAVRFVSSTTGYMAGNGIILKTADGGQIFTTAAHASVNLTGLSVARTTTATVAAWGNHSILVSHNSGSNWSASTLPHTVQQVDFATSSIGFAITGHQGSPAGYAAFPAWVLWRTIDGGAHWIQVPTSSPPASISFGAASVGWMSTANGDIFRTVNSGQTWSLVTQIPTTNAESTSLKPFVSLHAASAQICWALVVGGSGMNQASYSVFRTTNGTNWSPVLATSTAGAGPAPGNPGKVPPGPGSSPGPMAVVGGSSSAVLAGECRACGFGTTSVSSTQNAGASWNNFPTIQNGGASISMSFVSPSEGWLLDSSGADIFTLLQTLDGGSTWKEVYPMAHPHPVNSVSFVNAQVGYGVGVPGDAGALLKSDNGGHTWSEIGHVPTAANGFVTAQLVFLTEQHGFLVYNSPSPNKSWIYETNDGGASWTLLKNPNGYGVSLTFTGTQDGVAFNQTQHWATTNGGKTWFQVHLKSPWLPWLPASDPAVAGLYLAGLAHLTMAKTLTDIVHSQNSGQYDQIGFAGSQVAWTPDQSQTGFLLTTDGGAKWSNIHGVSNVDFVNGEDGWALSGGLLRTTNGGKTWTYASHPTP, encoded by the coding sequence GTGACCAAGTCAAGACCATTAGTCTCAGGTTTGATAGTGGCAGCCATCATCCTTTCGGGATGTAACCAATCAACGAAGACTCAGACAAGCCATTCAACGAAGACTCAGACAAAGAGCAACCAGCCTGCGGCTGTGGCGCCAAAGAGTTCATCGACCCCGTCGCAACCGATCATCCAGTCCGTAGTCGCGAGCATTCACGGACAGCCATATGGTAAGGGGCTTCAGGCTGTTCGTTTTGTCTCATCCACCACCGGATATATGGCCGGCAACGGCATCATCTTAAAGACAGCTGACGGCGGACAGATCTTCACTACAGCGGCGCATGCGAGCGTGAACCTTACGGGGCTGTCAGTTGCAAGGACCACGACGGCAACCGTAGCTGCCTGGGGTAACCACAGCATCCTGGTTAGTCACAACAGTGGATCGAACTGGTCAGCCTCGACACTTCCACACACTGTTCAACAGGTCGACTTTGCTACCTCTTCGATAGGATTTGCCATAACCGGTCATCAAGGGAGCCCAGCTGGATACGCAGCATTCCCAGCCTGGGTACTGTGGCGCACAATAGATGGAGGCGCCCACTGGATCCAAGTTCCAACATCAAGTCCACCGGCATCAATCTCCTTTGGTGCTGCGAGTGTAGGTTGGATGAGCACTGCCAACGGTGACATCTTTCGGACAGTGAATTCAGGCCAGACTTGGAGCCTCGTGACGCAGATTCCAACAACTAATGCCGAATCAACATCACTAAAGCCGTTCGTCTCTCTTCATGCGGCCTCAGCACAGATATGCTGGGCACTGGTAGTCGGCGGTAGTGGGATGAACCAAGCGTCTTACTCGGTGTTCCGAACAACCAATGGAACGAACTGGAGTCCAGTACTTGCAACTAGCACCGCTGGTGCGGGCCCCGCCCCTGGCAATCCGGGAAAGGTGCCTCCGGGACCAGGTTCCTCACCTGGTCCTATGGCCGTCGTGGGAGGATCGAGTAGTGCCGTGCTAGCGGGTGAGTGCAGGGCATGTGGTTTCGGAACGACATCAGTTAGTTCGACTCAAAACGCCGGGGCCAGTTGGAATAACTTCCCCACCATTCAAAATGGGGGCGCATCTATCAGCATGTCCTTTGTCTCTCCGAGCGAAGGGTGGCTGCTCGATAGCTCCGGGGCGGACATTTTCACTCTTCTTCAGACCCTCGACGGAGGGAGTACCTGGAAGGAGGTCTACCCAATGGCGCATCCTCATCCAGTCAATAGCGTGTCATTCGTCAATGCCCAAGTGGGCTACGGAGTCGGTGTACCTGGCGATGCTGGTGCCCTCCTAAAATCCGACAATGGTGGCCATACCTGGAGCGAGATTGGTCACGTGCCTACTGCTGCCAACGGCTTCGTTACCGCGCAATTAGTTTTTCTCACCGAACAGCACGGATTTTTAGTGTACAACAGTCCTTCCCCCAATAAAAGCTGGATCTACGAAACCAATGACGGGGGCGCGTCTTGGACATTGTTAAAGAATCCGAATGGGTATGGGGTTTCCCTCACGTTTACAGGCACTCAGGATGGTGTAGCTTTCAACCAGACACAGCACTGGGCCACCACCAACGGCGGCAAAACCTGGTTCCAAGTGCACCTCAAGTCACCGTGGCTACCGTGGCTCCCTGCCTCGGACCCTGCAGTGGCTGGGCTGTATCTCGCCGGACTAGCTCATCTGACTATGGCCAAAACCCTAACCGACATCGTTCACTCTCAAAACAGTGGACAATATGATCAGATAGGCTTCGCAGGCTCCCAAGTGGCTTGGACTCCGGACCAAAGCCAGACTGGCTTTCTCCTCACTACAGATGGGGGTGCTAAATGGAGCAACATACACGGTGTCAGCAACGTTGACTTTGTCAACGGAGAGGATGGATGGGCGTTGTCGGGGGGTTTGCTGCGGACCACCAACGGAGGCAAAACCTGGACGTACGCCTCGCATCCGACTCCTTGA
- a CDS encoding YbfB/YjiJ family MFS transporter has product MPTDSARRRWRQLLPVGNSGTPSGLAVALRLALGSAVAIGLARFAYALLLPSMRADLHWSFATAGAMNTANALGYLFGALLTALAARRYGTRRVFVIGLGVTVLALFATGSTGSTVMLVALRAIAGASGAVTFIAGAGLVAASASTISPHRAARLLGIYFAGGGAAIIASGLGIPYLLAATSVADGWRWGWVLLAGLGAVAFAVATPVALASTEPPTPPVADRRWPARRLGPALLSYGLFGAGYIAYMTFIVAFLKAHGTGPGGITVFWVVLGAASIAGAFLWARPIARLHGGRGPATVLVVLGAGALLPLLSRSPEAVMGSALLFGGSFLSVVTAFTAVARRSLQPHYWTPAIAGLTVAFAVGQCLGPVLAGVLSDGPSGLSVGLSLSVVVLGAGAVVALTQRHHETTSHSVDVPTDPPTVV; this is encoded by the coding sequence ATGCCGACTGACTCCGCCCGCCGACGTTGGAGGCAACTCTTGCCAGTTGGGAACTCCGGTACTCCGAGTGGACTCGCGGTTGCCTTGCGGTTGGCGCTGGGGTCCGCAGTTGCGATTGGTCTGGCTCGGTTCGCCTATGCTTTGTTGCTACCCTCGATGCGTGCTGATCTGCACTGGTCCTTCGCTACTGCGGGTGCGATGAACACCGCAAACGCCCTTGGCTACCTTTTCGGGGCACTCCTCACGGCGCTAGCTGCGCGCCGTTATGGGACGCGTCGGGTCTTCGTGATCGGTCTCGGGGTCACAGTGCTGGCACTTTTCGCCACGGGCAGCACGGGCAGCACTGTGATGCTGGTTGCTTTGCGCGCTATCGCCGGGGCATCGGGCGCAGTCACCTTCATCGCTGGTGCCGGACTCGTCGCAGCGTCCGCCTCGACGATCTCTCCCCATCGGGCAGCCAGGCTGCTCGGCATCTACTTTGCTGGGGGCGGGGCAGCGATCATCGCGTCTGGACTTGGGATCCCGTACCTTCTCGCCGCCACGAGCGTTGCTGACGGCTGGCGATGGGGTTGGGTCCTACTTGCGGGTCTCGGGGCTGTGGCCTTCGCTGTCGCGACCCCTGTAGCTCTGGCTAGTACTGAGCCACCGACGCCACCTGTAGCTGATAGACGCTGGCCAGCTCGGCGACTCGGGCCAGCTCTCCTCTCCTACGGGCTGTTCGGGGCAGGCTACATAGCCTATATGACCTTTATCGTAGCCTTCTTGAAGGCTCACGGAACGGGCCCCGGGGGGATCACCGTCTTTTGGGTTGTGCTCGGCGCGGCCTCGATCGCCGGTGCCTTTCTCTGGGCGCGACCGATCGCCAGGCTGCATGGGGGGCGTGGACCCGCCACGGTACTGGTGGTGCTTGGCGCCGGAGCATTGCTGCCGCTCTTGTCTCGGTCACCCGAGGCCGTCATGGGATCGGCGCTGCTGTTCGGAGGGTCGTTCCTGTCGGTGGTCACCGCATTCACAGCAGTCGCCCGGCGATCACTTCAACCGCACTACTGGACCCCGGCGATCGCCGGACTGACGGTGGCCTTTGCTGTTGGTCAGTGCCTTGGCCCCGTGCTCGCCGGTGTGCTCTCCGACGGGCCCTCCGGCTTGAGCGTCGGGCTTTCCCTGTCGGTGGTTGTGCTCGGCGCAGGTGCAGTGGTCGCCCTTACCCAGCGCCACCACGAGACGACTAGCCACTCCGTCGATGTTCCGACAGACCCACCGACGGTGGTTTAA
- a CDS encoding zinc ribbon domain-containing protein — protein sequence MGSRSVLGLVVVDRYLPSSQLHHGCTTRLAGAKLAKRLTCDTCHVEVDRDENASLNIRDWSVISPGLVESTALFVLGPFGTGGSSDDGMTHHLEIEHVRPVAILAVLGEARTTLGRVSMKSETRTF from the coding sequence ATGGGGTCGAGAAGCGTACTGGGTTTAGTAGTAGTTGATCGTTACCTCCCCTCATCTCAACTACATCACGGCTGCACCACCAGGTTGGCCGGAGCCAAGCTCGCTAAAAGGCTTACCTGTGATACCTGCCACGTTGAGGTAGATCGCGATGAGAATGCTTCGCTAAATATCCGTGACTGGTCGGTTATCAGTCCTGGGCTAGTTGAGTCCACTGCCCTGTTCGTTCTCGGGCCATTTGGTACAGGCGGCAGTTCAGATGATGGGATGACTCATCACCTGGAGATAGAGCATGTAAGACCGGTAGCAATACTGGCCGTGCTTGGCGAGGCAAGAACGACTCTCGGGCGAGTGAGCATGAAGTCCGAGACGAGAACTTTTTAA
- a CDS encoding MerR family DNA-binding protein, which produces MEEEASANESWEITELTSEFDITARTLRHYEEVGLLTPRRVGNQRLYSARDRVRIRLILRGRRLGFSLPEIQEMLDLYDADPTEATQLHEVIERGEAKSQQIEAQIEELQEILAELQELSTRMKHRLAMITSREE; this is translated from the coding sequence GTGGAGGAAGAGGCTTCTGCAAATGAGTCCTGGGAGATCACTGAGTTAACCTCTGAGTTCGATATTACCGCACGAACCTTGCGCCACTACGAAGAGGTAGGTCTCTTGACGCCTCGGCGCGTAGGCAATCAGCGTCTGTACTCTGCGCGCGACCGCGTGCGCATACGGCTCATCCTTCGCGGTCGACGCTTGGGGTTTAGTCTCCCCGAGATTCAAGAGATGCTGGATCTCTATGACGCCGACCCCACCGAGGCAACTCAACTGCATGAGGTGATCGAGCGCGGTGAGGCAAAGTCTCAGCAAATTGAAGCCCAGATTGAGGAGCTACAGGAGATTCTTGCTGAACTTCAAGAACTGAGTACGCGGATGAAGCACCGATTGGCGATGATCACTTCAAGAGAGGAGTAA
- a CDS encoding acyl-CoA dehydrogenase family protein codes for MRNISYAYGHNHFDEDAELLAVLRHFWPEHKPKQWSQLQEFGAFAGGEVYEAVYHIDHDARPVLVAHDIDGNRVDRVRLSPTELRILKETAWINRAPYEGQGWPYHYALLYLLGDPGLGCVLTITGQTVYALHKYAKRGVEGVDAIKEDLLSGEAFGATWMTESQGGSDLGANETTADRDGEIWRLTGDKYFASGAGLADFAITTARPAGKPAGPKGLALFLLPRLNREGNLNFHVRRLKDKSATRAVPSGEVELNHSEAYLLGDAEEGIYYTLENLTVSRLANAVVAMATGKKVHLEVLERVVRRHSFGQILQDHPLIRRDLTDMAVRSAAGLALAFYGVKKFDEAWLDRPPYSARYHLARLITHLAKNRTAEHAAAMTAMGMELFGGLGFLEEYGIARWHREALITPIWEGPSNIQALDFLETITKQRAHHDFLAEMVPLLEGVDTPAARRAQHVMEHSFDELEHLASREAQWYSKHHLRQIADSAQVALLYQMAQDQGGLYERLAELYAVRFLDHEEYPSWVDEDTCVWGG; via the coding sequence ATGAGAAACATCTCGTATGCCTATGGACATAACCATTTTGATGAAGATGCCGAGCTCTTAGCGGTTCTAAGACATTTTTGGCCGGAGCACAAGCCCAAACAGTGGAGTCAGCTCCAGGAGTTCGGCGCGTTTGCGGGAGGTGAGGTCTACGAAGCCGTCTACCACATCGACCATGATGCGCGTCCAGTGTTGGTTGCCCATGATATTGACGGTAACCGCGTAGACCGCGTCCGATTAAGTCCAACTGAGCTTCGAATACTCAAAGAGACTGCGTGGATCAACAGGGCTCCCTACGAAGGCCAAGGTTGGCCGTATCATTATGCTTTGCTCTACCTGTTGGGAGATCCGGGGCTCGGGTGCGTTTTGACCATCACCGGGCAGACGGTATATGCACTGCACAAGTATGCCAAACGAGGCGTCGAGGGCGTCGACGCTATCAAGGAAGACCTTTTGAGTGGTGAGGCCTTTGGCGCCACCTGGATGACGGAGTCACAGGGCGGTAGCGATCTTGGCGCCAACGAGACCACTGCTGATCGCGATGGCGAGATCTGGCGTCTGACCGGCGATAAGTACTTCGCTAGCGGGGCAGGTCTGGCTGACTTTGCCATCACCACTGCGCGGCCAGCCGGAAAGCCAGCGGGTCCGAAGGGTCTAGCTCTATTTCTGTTGCCCCGACTCAACCGCGAAGGCAACCTCAACTTTCATGTTCGCCGACTTAAGGATAAGAGTGCAACTCGTGCAGTTCCCTCTGGTGAGGTTGAACTCAACCATAGCGAGGCGTATCTCCTCGGCGATGCCGAGGAAGGCATCTATTACACCCTGGAGAATCTCACCGTCTCGCGGCTCGCCAATGCGGTGGTGGCCATGGCGACCGGCAAGAAGGTACATTTAGAGGTATTGGAGCGGGTAGTGCGTCGCCACAGTTTTGGACAGATACTACAAGATCACCCGCTCATTCGACGCGACCTGACAGACATGGCAGTGCGTTCTGCAGCCGGGTTGGCGCTGGCATTCTATGGCGTCAAAAAGTTTGACGAGGCGTGGCTGGATCGACCGCCTTATAGCGCCCGGTATCATCTGGCGCGTCTTATTACTCACCTCGCCAAGAATCGGACGGCGGAACATGCTGCTGCGATGACTGCGATGGGGATGGAGCTATTCGGCGGTTTGGGCTTCTTGGAGGAGTACGGGATTGCGCGCTGGCACCGTGAAGCCTTGATCACTCCCATCTGGGAGGGTCCTAGCAACATTCAGGCGTTGGACTTCTTGGAGACCATTACAAAACAGCGAGCTCACCACGACTTTCTCGCAGAGATGGTGCCTCTGCTGGAGGGTGTCGACACCCCTGCTGCTCGTCGAGCCCAGCATGTGATGGAGCACTCATTCGACGAGCTCGAACACCTAGCTTCTCGCGAAGCTCAGTGGTACTCCAAACACCATCTACGACAGATCGCAGACTCCGCCCAGGTCGCCCTCTTGTACCAGATGGCCCAAGACCAGGGTGGTCTCTACGAGAGACTAGCGGAGCTCTACGCTGTTCGTTTTCTTGACCATGAGGAGTATCCCAGCTGGGTCGATGAAGACACCTGTGTGTGGGGTGGTTGA
- a CDS encoding DUF1778 domain-containing protein, which yields MATKTEPLSIRLTPEQDTVLRRAAELRGESTNESVLGNAAGGAQSDLTNLRSFIAADNEWQYVETALSEPVTSNAAMVKLLISSSVLER from the coding sequence ATGGCAACAAAAACTGAGCCATTGAGTATACGGCTAACCCCCGAGCAGGACACCGTTTTGCGCCGCGCTGCTGAGCTTCGCGGCGAGTCGACCAACGAGTCTGTCCTTGGTAATGCAGCTGGTGGAGCCCAATCTGATCTAACGAATCTCCGATCATTCATCGCAGCTGACAATGAATGGCAGTACGTTGAAACCGCGCTCTCTGAACCAGTGACGTCTAATGCCGCGATGGTGAAGTTGCTCATATCTTCGTCAGTGCTTGAGCGGTAG
- a CDS encoding trimeric intracellular cation channel family protein — MLDTDRTLQIVLELSGTFVFGLNGALTAMEAENLDLVGVVVLAVLTALGGGIVRDVLIGFLPPSALRDWRYLTVAGGAGVIAFVARRLWVRVRVRRLMTVFDAAGLALFCVTGTTVAFVAHLGPFQSAVLGTITAVGGGTIRDVVIRRVPTVLSSGLYAVPAACGAALTALALDFHFYDGYLAVTAALLCFAIRMIGVTFNLNLPTSHPHS, encoded by the coding sequence GTGTTAGACACCGACAGAACCTTGCAGATCGTCCTCGAACTCTCTGGAACGTTCGTTTTCGGGCTCAACGGAGCCCTGACAGCCATGGAGGCCGAAAACCTGGATCTAGTGGGTGTTGTCGTACTCGCAGTTCTTACCGCGTTAGGCGGTGGGATAGTCCGCGACGTGCTCATTGGATTTTTACCCCCATCAGCACTGCGAGACTGGCGCTACTTGACGGTTGCAGGAGGGGCAGGCGTAATCGCGTTTGTTGCCCGTAGGCTGTGGGTCCGGGTTCGTGTCCGGCGCTTAATGACCGTATTCGACGCTGCGGGCCTTGCCTTGTTTTGTGTCACCGGCACCACTGTTGCCTTCGTCGCGCATCTGGGTCCCTTCCAATCCGCGGTGCTTGGCACGATCACCGCAGTCGGAGGTGGCACTATCCGTGACGTGGTCATCAGGAGAGTGCCAACCGTACTCTCTAGCGGACTCTACGCAGTGCCAGCCGCTTGTGGCGCAGCCCTGACAGCACTGGCCCTCGATTTTCATTTCTATGACGGATATCTCGCAGTTACAGCGGCGTTGCTGTGCTTCGCCATTCGAATGATTGGAGTTACGTTCAACCTCAATCTTCCTACCTCGCATCCGCACTCTTGA
- a CDS encoding FAD-dependent oxidoreductase: MHESDHAASSLVETRRHIIVIGGVAGGMSAATRLRRLDARAIITVIERSGHVSYANCGLPYFVGSIIKDEEDLLLQTPERLHARFRLDVRVNTEVTEIDRERHQVHIRPTTGGTVEVLEYDKLVLSPGAMPLRPDIPGSERMRVLRSVEDAALIVNDIARIPRTAVVVGAGFVGLEAAENLARRQMVVTVVEAGVQVLPALDPELAILVEEELVRNGISVVTGASVTEVHEWGVILTDGRMIEGELVVASVGVRPDTTLARSANLALGPHGGIAVDEANKTSDPDIYAVGDVVEKPDFIGDTTSLVPLANVANRQGRRVADHICGLPSRTSPSIGTAIVRVFNCVAATTGWNERRLRAIGRPYRVVRAHPMNHAGYYPGAESMSLKLLFDPNDGLILGAQVVGGAGVDKRIDILATAMSAGIPVEALADLELAYAPPFSSAKDPINMLGYMAENIRFGECEVVEPGELPELLEDGWTLLDVRTPEEHRLGSIPGSVLAPVDGLREALNTLNDGPFVVYCAVGQRGHVATTLLHGLGYKARNLNGGYRTYMAHTTAERSPA, encoded by the coding sequence ATGCATGAATCAGACCACGCGGCTTCGTCTCTTGTTGAAACACGTCGACATATCATCGTGATAGGTGGTGTAGCTGGTGGAATGTCGGCAGCCACGAGGTTGAGGCGCCTTGACGCACGGGCCATAATAACCGTAATAGAACGCTCTGGGCACGTATCGTATGCAAACTGTGGACTCCCCTACTTCGTAGGTTCGATCATCAAGGACGAAGAGGATCTGCTTCTACAGACGCCAGAACGCCTTCATGCGCGCTTTCGCTTAGACGTACGCGTCAATACGGAGGTCACTGAGATCGACCGCGAGCGCCACCAGGTACACATACGTCCGACTACCGGCGGTACAGTTGAAGTTCTCGAGTATGACAAACTCGTACTCAGCCCAGGCGCAATGCCACTTCGTCCCGATATTCCTGGGTCTGAGCGCATGAGAGTACTGCGTTCGGTCGAGGACGCGGCACTTATCGTCAACGATATCGCTCGAATACCACGTACAGCTGTCGTTGTGGGTGCCGGTTTTGTCGGTTTGGAGGCCGCCGAGAACTTGGCTCGTCGTCAGATGGTGGTCACGGTGGTTGAGGCCGGGGTCCAGGTACTCCCTGCACTCGATCCAGAGCTTGCGATTCTGGTCGAAGAGGAGCTCGTTCGGAATGGCATATCCGTAGTCACAGGAGCTTCGGTGACAGAAGTGCACGAATGGGGTGTCATCCTGACTGACGGTCGCATGATAGAAGGCGAGCTCGTCGTAGCTTCCGTTGGAGTCAGGCCCGACACCACGCTTGCACGTTCTGCCAATCTCGCACTCGGCCCCCACGGAGGCATAGCGGTCGATGAGGCGAATAAAACAAGCGATCCTGACATCTATGCCGTTGGGGATGTGGTCGAGAAGCCCGATTTCATCGGAGACACAACCTCTCTGGTCCCACTCGCGAACGTCGCCAATCGTCAGGGGCGTCGAGTAGCAGACCACATCTGTGGCTTGCCTTCTCGAACCTCCCCATCAATCGGCACCGCCATCGTACGGGTTTTCAACTGTGTCGCTGCCACAACGGGTTGGAATGAACGCCGATTACGCGCCATTGGGCGACCCTATCGGGTTGTTCGTGCGCACCCAATGAATCACGCAGGCTATTATCCGGGGGCAGAATCGATGTCTCTCAAGCTTCTCTTCGACCCAAATGATGGCCTGATTCTGGGTGCACAAGTAGTTGGGGGTGCGGGCGTCGATAAACGCATCGATATCCTGGCAACGGCGATGTCAGCAGGTATTCCAGTTGAGGCGCTGGCCGATCTCGAACTTGCCTATGCACCTCCGTTCTCCTCGGCTAAAGATCCCATTAACATGCTTGGGTATATGGCTGAGAACATTCGCTTCGGCGAATGCGAGGTCGTCGAACCTGGTGAGTTACCGGAATTGCTGGAGGACGGATGGACTCTCCTAGATGTAAGAACTCCCGAAGAACACCGATTGGGATCTATTCCTGGCAGTGTTCTGGCTCCCGTCGACGGACTACGTGAGGCGCTCAACACTCTAAATGATGGTCCCTTCGTCGTTTACTGCGCGGTAGGTCAGCGCGGACACGTAGCTACAACATTACTTCATGGACTCGGTTACAAGGCACGCAATCTGAACGGGGGTTATCGCACGTACATGGCACATACGACCGCCGAACGATCGCCAGCCTAA
- a CDS encoding carbon storage regulator — protein MPVVAKAGVRIVIDDDVVITVVEWKRGSVRIGIEAPHRW, from the coding sequence ATGCCTGTGGTTGCAAAAGCGGGGGTGCGGATCGTCATTGACGACGATGTCGTGATAACCGTTGTGGAGTGGAAGCGCGGTTCGGTGAGAATTGGGATCGAAGCCCCCCACCGGTGGTGA
- a CDS encoding ArsR/SmtB family transcription factor, with amino-acid sequence MVEMENDRVRIGDANIATIGALMGEPARAKVLMALLDGRALAASTLAAEAGVAASTLSTHLSRLVDGDLVSVETSGRNRYFRITRPEVADALEALARLAPAQPIRSLRQGTHAEAIRRARTCYDHLAGRLGVALLDALVDSELLLVDSTPDAKSDPILGLGRAKSYVLTPVGKARLETLGVALDRTSRRALTRYCLDWSEQRAHLAGALGANILTRLLELGWLVRGDRRIVKVTATGRDGLEAEFGITPDTWH; translated from the coding sequence ATGGTGGAAATGGAGAACGATAGGGTACGCATCGGGGACGCCAACATCGCAACGATTGGAGCACTGATGGGCGAACCTGCGAGAGCCAAAGTACTGATGGCCCTCCTTGACGGTAGAGCGCTAGCGGCCAGTACTCTCGCGGCTGAAGCCGGCGTAGCGGCCTCCACGCTATCGACACACCTCTCGCGTCTCGTCGACGGCGATCTAGTAAGCGTGGAGACCTCGGGGCGCAACCGGTACTTTCGCATTACCCGTCCCGAGGTTGCAGATGCGCTTGAGGCGCTCGCCCGGCTGGCACCCGCACAGCCGATCCGTTCCCTGCGTCAAGGGACCCATGCTGAGGCGATCCGACGAGCGCGTACCTGTTACGATCACCTAGCTGGTCGTCTTGGTGTCGCTCTCCTGGATGCGCTCGTGGACTCCGAACTACTTTTGGTTGATTCCACCCCAGACGCCAAATCGGATCCGATCCTTGGGCTTGGGCGCGCAAAAAGCTACGTCCTGACCCCCGTCGGTAAAGCTCGCCTTGAAACATTGGGCGTGGCGCTTGATCGAACTAGCCGTCGGGCACTCACTCGCTACTGTTTGGACTGGAGCGAACAACGAGCGCACCTCGCCGGTGCGCTCGGAGCAAACATCCTCACCCGCCTTCTCGAGCTTGGTTGGCTGGTGCGAGGTGACCGCAGGATCGTGAAGGTAACGGCTACTGGTCGCGATGGCCTCGAAGCCGAGTTCGGGATTACCCCAGACACCTGGCACTAA